A single Anopheles funestus chromosome 2RL, idAnoFuneDA-416_04, whole genome shotgun sequence DNA region contains:
- the LOC125765445 gene encoding 26S proteasome regulatory subunit 6B — translation MIDAEMVIPDKDETDTRTMKDVVNPLEEPLEEDLYIKYKKLLKMLEFLEVQEEYIKDEQRNLKKEYLHAQEEVKRIQSVPLVIGQFLEAVDQNTGIVGSTTGSNYYVRILSTIDRELLKPSASVALHKHSNALVDVLPPEADSSISMLHADEKPDVQYSDIGGMDMQKQEIREAVELPLTHFELYKQIGIDPPRGVLMYGPPGCGKTMLAKAVAHHTTAAFIRVVGSEFVQKYLGEGPRMVRDVFRLAKENSPAIIFIDEIDAIATKRFDAQTGADREVQRILLELLNQMDGFDQTTNVKVIMATNRADTLDPALLRPGRLDRKIEFPLPDRRQKRLIFSTITAKMNLSEDVDLEDFVARPDKISGADINAICQEAGMHAVRENRYIVLAKDFEKGYKNNIKKDETEHEFYK, via the exons atgaTTGACGCTGAGATGGTAATTCCTGATAAG GACGAGACCGACACGCGAACCATGAAGGACGTAGTGAACCCTTTGGAAGAACCTCTGGAGGAGGATCTTTATATAAAATACAAG AAACTGCTGAAGATGCTCGAGTTCTTGGAAGTGCAGGAAGAGTACATCAAGGATGAACAGCGTAATTTGAAGAAGGAATACCTTCACGCACAGGAAGAGGTGAAACGCATCCAGTCGGTTCCCCTCGTAATTGGGCAGTTCTTGGAAGCGGTTGATCAAAACACCGGTATTGTTGGGTCGACGACGGGATCTAACTACTATGTTCGCATTCTGTCCACCATCGACCGGGAGTTGCTTAAACCATCGGCTAGCGTCGCCCTGCACAAACACAGCAATGCCCTGGTGGATGTTTTGCCACCGGAAGCGGACAGTTCAATTTCTATGCTACATGCGGACGAGAAACCGGATGTTCAGTATTCCGACATCGGAGGTATGGACATGCAGAAGCAGGAAATCCGTGAAGCTGTCGAACTACCGCTAACACATTTCGAACTGTACAAGCAAATCGGTATTGATCCTCCGCGTGGTGTACTAATGTACGGACCACCCGGATGCGGTAAAACTATGTTGGCGAAGGCTGTCGCACATCATACAACGGCCGCTTTCATTCG TGTGGTTGGCTCGGAGTTTGTGCAGAAGTATCTCGGTGAAGGACCCCGCATGGTGCGTGACGTGTTCCGTCTTGCGAAGGAAAACTCACCCGCCATTATTTTCATTGATGAAATTGATGCTATCGCCACGAAGCGTTTTGACGCCCAGACCGGTGCTGATCGTGAAGTACAGCGCATCCTGCTAGAGCTACTCAACCAGATGGATGGATTCGATCAAACCACCAACGTAAAGGTCATCATGGCAACTAACCGCGCGGATACACTCGATCCCGCCTTGCTGCGTCCGGGTCGACTCGATCGAAAGATCGAATTCCCTCTGCCTGATCGACGACAGAAGCGACTGATCTTCTCCACCATTACCGCCAAGATGAATCTGTCCGAGGATGTCGATCTGGAAGATTTTGTCGCCCGGCCGGACAAAATCTCCGGTGCCGATATTAACGCTATCTGTCAGGAAGCGGGCATGCACGCGGTACGTGAAAATCGATACATTGTGCTAGCGAAGGACTTTGAGAAAGGAtacaaaaacaatattaaaaaggATGAAACGGAGCACGAGTTCTACAAATAG
- the LOC125765461 gene encoding surfeit locus protein 6 homolog — protein sequence MGKKIAAELKTRLQAINDEMEFYMELFNIPESVEDDGDESDYLLETDEATKKQHLKKMKDTEEDKAHRLEVKKNKVAGKHLGRKSKLGTDSNKAERKKLKKEKQLKEKLKSINMMAVKQEQQRSKLIEHKPLDVKKEKEPMFNAEGKIVFSKVQLDESDVRKKGIETDTRKLLKKAVDNKKHLAELKQSGELEKYAEIKKKQAWEKAMAKTLGQKVRDDPELLSKKLNKRKKQIKKSKESWKQRQQKIEHEQNQRQKERTANLKERAQKKKNTKLKKLAKKGRIIPGF from the exons atgggTAAGAAAATCGCGGCCGAACTAAAAACCCGCCTACAAGCGATTAACGATGAAATGGAATTCTACATGGAACTGTTCAACATTCCGGAATCCGTAGAAG ATGATGGCGATGAGTCCGACTATTTGTTAGAGACGGATGAagccaccaaaaaacaacacttgaaAAAGATGAAAGATACCGAAGAGGACAAGGCACACCGGTTGGAggttaagaaaaacaaagtcgCCGGAAAGCACCTGGGACGCAAAAGCAAACTGGGAACGGACAGTAACAAGGCCGAacgaaagaaattgaaaaaggaaaaacagctAAAGGAAAAGCTGAAATCGATCAACATGATGGCAGTAAAACAGGAGCAGCAAAGAAGCAAATTAATCGAACACAAGCCGCTGGAtgtaaagaaggaaaaggaaccCATGTTCAATGCTGAAGGAAAAATAGTGTTTTCCAAAGTGCAGCTTGACGAAAGCGACGTTCGAAAGAAGG GCATCGAAACGGATACGCGGAAACTGCTGAAGAAGGCTGttgacaacaaaaaacatctggccgagttgaagcaatcgggcgAACTGGAGAAGTATgctgaaataaagaaaaaacaggcTTGGGAGAAAGCAATGGCTAAAACCCTCGGCCAAAAG GTACGCGATGATCCGGAATTACTTtccaaaaaattgaacaagcGTAAGAAGcagattaaaaaatcaaaggaAAGTTGGAAGCAACGGCAGCAAAAGATTGAACACGAGCAAAACCAGCGGCAGAAGGAACGTACGGCTAATCTGAAGGAACGCgcccaaaagaaaaagaacaccaAGCTGAAGAAATTGGCCAAGAAGGGGCGAATCATACCTGGATTCTAG
- the LOC125765401 gene encoding serine/threonine-protein kinase par-1 isoform X1, translating to MGEYGTLDTNTITSSSSASSLTSILMPMPMSMAAAPPTSAAAMSVTAAGKPTPSCSSSISSAPTGGAPSVAMVLAAATAAANTTTTNQMPCNHVQTSASSSSVESDSYHFYHKSGAGNGGSNGMPGVGGTTGTSSSSGHHHNGTGSTVKGSGRVGTGHESTSSAGMPRPSVVAGGGTGNNSSAGGGGGGSGRVKCKDPIRVGFYEIEKTIGKGNFAVVKLARHRITKNEVAIKIIDKSQLDPGNLQKVYREVEIMKRLDHPHVIKLYQVMETQSMIYIVSEYASQGEIFDYIAKYGRLNERAARNKFWQILSAVEYCHNKGIVHRDLKAENLLLDSKMDIKIADFGFSNFYKKGELLATWCGSPPYAAPEVFEGKRYTGPEIDIWSLGVVLYVLVCGALPFDGSTLQSLRDRVLSGRFRIPFFMSSDCESLIRKMLVLDPSRRFSIDQIKRHRWMMVELIDTPKISSIVINGNVSEVSALETEPNEQILKIMQNLGIDILKTRESLKLHSYDHYTAFYLLLLERLKSRTMSHESGNAVAGCIGGGKSAIHETQRRRPSNVAEQAMRKLAISTQHKADQSGSSPKHQQQISPAISSGLSNQSSETLHGLLSAQVGSGVTGGLPTMSTGVIMLRDTSIREQQPVLKDSSYFRGVSYTSSSGFTDASLYQLASLRERDCSSTYLTGPGTVGLLPSSLSSNVAATLAASATSRESSSIVLRESGILSNRISSTRLLSSNIDKRILQQSTEDCRRLLQQARPVSMGESNRYTKPPSHSPVNNDLHQASQPQQSTVTSSIPQSQRYSDPLNGFSKDYLTNTSSGTNETSITVPPFKDYINNMQTYSYLQHYEPNLTVTSASASGHTVPQTTSITAQYSSSTDEGCETDLGDEDVQQSIDKSIQRLNSFASSSSSSGVVTNIHPKSLSQNLSCDSSRSNFSTFESLDLNLSDCAELAGSLPSCTATTEAYESVAKDEASFRAVTSAACINQQQCVYAMSDKVVSSFLRANTVYQDVHNGDHRSITRSPVDFREGRRASDGLVTQGLVHASENPLNSPVAFNSQRLNETCKAKGVLELHLLQKEAAQLKVKYQANVPQDELNVRQLQHSQFRVNPLEGLILKSLSTSSHGSACLEAANGGNAGYYNKVADYVGLSLGMKAATVAAAGGTDQQMGKLDAEQLLLRAGVARSDQLSAAAVQQLQQKPPLQQQLMQHRLLQQKRQILQKQGAMEAGLSRRQMLRQHSYKIAQQTQILPPLPYGEIAESVDGSGYPTLQSVRETAILETEPTQGLKDPLDLYSHLHAHHSHMHHQQQQQQQQQQQQQQHGIGASHAGVHLTSDRGTLCSWSTLPSSMKTCQISEGTSATDSPWNVAALYHQNVPPGPLYSTSQWITPHTSSIQHSMQLPLSESPIPELAEQMESI from the exons ATGGGCGAATATGGCACACTGGACACAAACACTATCACCAGCAGTAGCAGTGCGTCCTCACTTACGTCAATTCTGATGCCGATGCCGATGTCGATGGCAGCAGCCCCACCCACCTCCGCAGCAGCAATGTCGGTAACCGCTGCCGGTAAACCGACTCCATCTTGTTCCTCCTCAATCTCGTCGGCACCGACCGGCGGTGCGCCATCCGTGGCAATGGTACTGGCggccgcaacagcagcagcgaacaccactacAACGAACCAAATGCCGTGCAATCACGTCCAAACCTCAGCGTCCTCGTCGTCGGTAGAATCTGACAGCTACCATTTTTATCACAAATCCGGCGCCGGAAACGGTGGAAGTAACGGTATGCCAGGGGTCGGCGGTACAACCGGCACCAGTTCTAGCAGTGGCCATCATCATAACGGTACCGGCAGTACAGTGAAGGGCAGCGGGAGAGTTGGTACGGGTCACGAAAGTACGTCATCAGCTGGTATGCCACGACCGTCGGTGGTAGCCGGTGGTGGCACCGGTAATAACAGCAGCgcgggcggtggtggtggtggtagcggACGCGTTAAGTGCAAGGATCCGATACGTGTCGGTTTCTATGAAATTGAGAAAACGATCGGCAAGGGTAACTTTGCCGTGGTTAAACTGGCACGCCATCGAATTACCAAAAACGAG GtagcaattaaaattattgacaAATCCCAGCTTGATCCTGGCAACCTGCAGAAGGTGTACCGCGAGGTTGAGATTATGAAGCGCTTAGACCACCCGCACGTCATTAAATTGTACCAG GTTATGGAAACTCAGAGCATGATTTACATAGTCTCGGAGTATGCTAGTCAAGGTGAAATTTTTG ATTACATCGCAAAGTATGGACGACTTAATGAACGCGCAGCTAGAAATAAGTTTTGGCAGATCTTATCCGCCGTAGAATATTGTCACAATAAGGGAATAGTACACAGAGATCTTAAG GCTGAGAATCTATTGCTAGATTCTAAGATGGACATAAAAATAGCAGACTTTGGGTTTTCCAACTTTTACAAAAAGGGTGAACTACTTGCCACGTGGTGCGGTTCTCCACCCTATGCTGCCCCGGAGGTGTTTGAGGGTAAGCGCTACACAGGGCCAGAAATCGACATATGG TCATTGGGAGTGGTGCTGTACGTGCTGGTATGCGGCGCCTTGCCTTTCGACGGATCAACGCTACAGTCGCTTCGTGATCGCGTACTGTCTGGCCGTTTTAGGATTCCGTTTTTCATGAGCTCGG ACTGTGAATCGCTCATACGGAAGATGCTCGTACTGGATCCTTCGCGGCGATTCTCAATCGACCAAATCAAGCGACACCGTTGGATGATGGTGGAACTTATCGACACGCCGAAGATTAGCAGTATCGTCATTAATGGTAATGTCAGTGAAGTTAGTGCACTTGAGACGGAACCGAATGAACAGATATTGAAGATCATGCAGAACTTGGGAATTGATATTCTCAAAACGAGGGAGAGCCTGaag CTTCATAGCTACGATCACTACACAGCTTTCTATCTGTTACTTTTGGAAAGACTGAAAAGCCGCACGATGTCACATGAGAGTGGGAACGCTGTCGCCGGTTGCAttggtggtggaaaatcggCTATCCATGAAACGCAACGCCGCCGTCCGAGTAACGTTGCCGAACAGGCAATGCGAAAACTTGCGATCAGTACACAACACAA GGCTGACCAATCAGGTTCCTCGCCGAAACATCAGCAACAAATCTCACCCGCAATATCATCCGGTTTGAGTAACCAAAGTTCGGAAACGCTGCACGGTTTGCTTAGCGCACAAGTGGGCTCAGGCGTAACCGGTGGGCTTCCGACAATGTCAACCGGTGTTATAATGCTGAGAGATACGAGCATCCGCGAGCAGCAACCGGTGCTGAAGGATAGCTCCTACTTTCGGGGTGTATCTTATACATCCAGTTCCGGTTTTACGGATGCATCGCTCTACCAGCTGGCATCGTTACGGGAGCGAGATTGTAGCTCCACATATCTTACTGGACCCGGTACGGTCGGGTTGCTACCCTCATCGTTGTCATCGAATGTAGCCGCCACCCTGGCAGCATCGGCAACGTCACGAGAAAGTAGCTCAATAGTACTGCGTGAGTCGGGCATTTTGTCCAATCGGATCTCCTCGACGCGGTTGCTGTCGAGCAACATCGACAAGCGCATTTTGCAGCAAAGTACGGAAGACTGTCGACGGTTGCTGCAGCAG GCTCGTCCCGTGTCGATGGGTGAATCAAACCGATATACGAAACCACCGTCCCATTCACCGGTGAACAATGATCTCCATCAAGCGTCTCAGCCTCAACAGTCTACGGTCACGTCGTCAATACCCCAGTCGCAACGCTACTCGGATCCGCTGAATGGCTTCAGCAAGGACTATCTAACCAACACATCGTCCGGAACGAATGAAACGTCGATCACCGTACCACCGTTCAAGGATTACATCAACAATATGCAAACCTATTCGTACCTTCAGCATTACGAACCCAACTTGACGGTTACCAGCGCTTCAGCGAGTGGTCATACAGTACCACAAACTACATCCATTACGGCACAATACAGCTCGAGCACCGACGAAGGATGTGAGACAGATCTTGGag acGAAGATGTTCAACAATCAATCGACAAGTCAATTCAGCGGCTCAATTCTTTCGCCAGCTCTAGTTCGTCGAGTGGCGTCGTGACCAATATTCATCCGAAGAGCTTAAGTCAAAATTTGAGCTGCGATTCATCGCGCAGTAACTTTTCAACCTTCGAAAGCTTAGATCTCAATCTATCCGATTGTGCAGAGCTGGCGGGCAGCTTACCATCCTGTACGGCCACAACGGAAGCGTATGAAAGTGTAGCGAAGGATGAAG CATCATTTCGTGCCGTTACGAGTGCGGCCTGTATCAATCAACAGCAGTGTGTGTACGCCATGTCGGATAAGGTGGTTAGTTCGTTCCTGCGAGCCAACACGGTGTACCAGGATGTGCATAATGGTGACCATCGCAGTATTACCCGTTCGCCCGTTGATTTTCG AGAGGGTCGACGTGCCAGTGATGGGCTTGTTACCCAAGGTCTTGTGCACGCATCGGAAAATCCGCTCAATTCTCCGGTAGCGTTCAATAGCCAGCGATTGAATGAGACGTGCAAGGCAAAGGGTGTACTGGAGCTACATCTGCTTCAAAAGGAAGCTGCACAGTTGAAGGTGAAGTACCAGGCAAACGTTCCACAGGATGAGCTCAACGTGCGCCAGCTGCAGCACAGCCAGTTCCGGGTGAATCCGCTCGAGGGGCTCATCTTGAAATCATTGTCGACATCATCGCACGGTAGTGCGTGCCTTGAAGCTGCGAACGGTGGTAATGCCGGCTATTACAACAAGGTCGCCGACTACGTGGGCTTGTCGCTCGGTATGAAGGCGGCAACGGTGGCGGCTGCAGGTGGCACCGACCAGCAGATGGGGAAACTCGATGCCGAACAACTATTGCTGCGGGCAGGCGTCGCTCGCTCGGACCAGCTAAGTGCTGCCGCCGTACAGCAGCTGCAACAGAAGCCTccgctgcagcagcagctaaTGCAGCACCGGTTGCTGCAGCAGAAACGTCAGATCCTGCAGAAGCAGGGTGCTATGGAGGCGGGCCTGAGCCGCAGACAGATGCTGCGGCAGCACAGCTATAAGATCGCACAGCAAACGCAAATACTGCCACCGCTACCATACGGTGAGATAGCCGAATCGGTTGACGGTTCCGGGTATCCGACGCTGCAATCTGTACGCGAAACAGCCATTCTCGAAACGGAACCGACCCAAGGGTTAAAGGATCCGCTGGATCTTTACAGTCACCTGCACGCTCACCATTCACATatgcaccatcagcagcaacagcagcagcagcaacaacaacagcagcaacagcacggTATCGGTGCATCCCACGCCGGTGTACATTTGACATCTGATCGGGGCACACTCTGCTCCTGGAGCACGTTACCGAGTTCGATGAAAACGTGCCAAATAAGCGAAGGAACATCCGCCACAGACAGTCCATGGAATGTGGCTGCACTCTATCACCAG AATGTACCGCCCGGCCCGTTATATTCCACATCGCAATGGATCACGCCGCACACGTCCTCGATCCAGCATTCAATGCAACTGCCCCTGAGTGAAAGCCCCATACCGGAGCTTGCCGAGCAGATGGAGTCTATTTGA
- the LOC125765401 gene encoding serine/threonine-protein kinase par-1 isoform X2, with product MGEYGTLDTNTITSSSSASSLTSILMPMPMSMAAAPPTSAAAMSVTAAGKPTPSCSSSISSAPTGGAPSVAMVLAAATAAANTTTTNQMPCNHVQTSASSSSVESDSYHFYHKSGAGNGGSNGMPGVGGTTGTSSSSGHHHNGTGSTVKGSGRVGTGHESTSSAGMPRPSVVAGGGTGNNSSAGGGGGGSGRVKCKDPIRVGFYEIEKTIGKGNFAVVKLARHRITKNEVAIKIIDKSQLDPGNLQKVYREVEIMKRLDHPHVIKLYQVMETQSMIYIVSEYASQGEIFDYIAKYGRLNERAARNKFWQILSAVEYCHNKGIVHRDLKAENLLLDSKMDIKIADFGFSNFYKKGELLATWCGSPPYAAPEVFEGKRYTGPEIDIWSLGVVLYVLVCGALPFDGSTLQSLRDRVLSGRFRIPFFMSSDCESLIRKMLVLDPSRRFSIDQIKRHRWMMVELIDTPKISSIVINGNVSEVSALETEPNEQILKIMQNLGIDILKTRESLKLHSYDHYTAFYLLLLERLKSRTMSHESGNAVAGCIGGGKSAIHETQRRRPSNVAEQAMRKLAISTQHKADQSGSSPKHQQQISPAISSGLSNQSSETLHGLLSAQVGSGVTGGLPTMSTGVIMLRDTSIREQQPVLKDSSYFRGVSYTSSSGFTDASLYQLASLRERDCSSTYLTGPGTVGLLPSSLSSNVAATLAASATSRESSSIVLRESGILSNRISSTRLLSSNIDKRILQQSTEDCRRLLQQARPVSMGESNRYTKPPSHSPVNNDLHQASQPQQSTVTSSIPQSQRYSDPLNGFSKDYLTNTSSGTNETSITVPPFKDYINNMQTYSYLQHYEPNLTVTSASASGHTVPQTTSITAQYSSSTDEGCETDLGDEDVQQSIDKSIQRLNSFASSSSSSGVVTNIHPKSLSQNLSCDSSRSNFSTFESLDLNLSDCAELAGSLPSCTATTEAYESVAKDEASFRAVTSAACINQQQCVYAMSDKVVSSFLRANTVYQDVHNGDHRSITRSPVDFREGRRASDGLVTQGLVHASENPLNSPVAFNSQRLNETCKAKGVLELHLLQKEAAQLKVKYQANVPQDELNVRQLQHSQFRVNPLEGLILKSLSTSSHGSACLEAANGGNAGYYNKVADYVGLSLGMKAATVAAAGGTDQQMGKLDAEQLLLRAGVARSDQLSAAAVQQLQQKPPLQQQLMQHRLLQQKRQILQKQGAMEAGLSRRQMLRQHSYKIAQQTQILPPLPYGEIAESVDGSGYPTLQSVRETAILETEPTQGLKDPLDLYSHLHAHHSHMHHQQQQQQQQQQQQQQHGIGASHAGVHLTSDRGTLCSWSTLPSSMKTCQISEGTSATDSPWNVAALYHQRVFVSVYRPNRMYRPARYIPHRNGSRRTRPRSSIQCNCP from the exons ATGGGCGAATATGGCACACTGGACACAAACACTATCACCAGCAGTAGCAGTGCGTCCTCACTTACGTCAATTCTGATGCCGATGCCGATGTCGATGGCAGCAGCCCCACCCACCTCCGCAGCAGCAATGTCGGTAACCGCTGCCGGTAAACCGACTCCATCTTGTTCCTCCTCAATCTCGTCGGCACCGACCGGCGGTGCGCCATCCGTGGCAATGGTACTGGCggccgcaacagcagcagcgaacaccactacAACGAACCAAATGCCGTGCAATCACGTCCAAACCTCAGCGTCCTCGTCGTCGGTAGAATCTGACAGCTACCATTTTTATCACAAATCCGGCGCCGGAAACGGTGGAAGTAACGGTATGCCAGGGGTCGGCGGTACAACCGGCACCAGTTCTAGCAGTGGCCATCATCATAACGGTACCGGCAGTACAGTGAAGGGCAGCGGGAGAGTTGGTACGGGTCACGAAAGTACGTCATCAGCTGGTATGCCACGACCGTCGGTGGTAGCCGGTGGTGGCACCGGTAATAACAGCAGCgcgggcggtggtggtggtggtagcggACGCGTTAAGTGCAAGGATCCGATACGTGTCGGTTTCTATGAAATTGAGAAAACGATCGGCAAGGGTAACTTTGCCGTGGTTAAACTGGCACGCCATCGAATTACCAAAAACGAG GtagcaattaaaattattgacaAATCCCAGCTTGATCCTGGCAACCTGCAGAAGGTGTACCGCGAGGTTGAGATTATGAAGCGCTTAGACCACCCGCACGTCATTAAATTGTACCAG GTTATGGAAACTCAGAGCATGATTTACATAGTCTCGGAGTATGCTAGTCAAGGTGAAATTTTTG ATTACATCGCAAAGTATGGACGACTTAATGAACGCGCAGCTAGAAATAAGTTTTGGCAGATCTTATCCGCCGTAGAATATTGTCACAATAAGGGAATAGTACACAGAGATCTTAAG GCTGAGAATCTATTGCTAGATTCTAAGATGGACATAAAAATAGCAGACTTTGGGTTTTCCAACTTTTACAAAAAGGGTGAACTACTTGCCACGTGGTGCGGTTCTCCACCCTATGCTGCCCCGGAGGTGTTTGAGGGTAAGCGCTACACAGGGCCAGAAATCGACATATGG TCATTGGGAGTGGTGCTGTACGTGCTGGTATGCGGCGCCTTGCCTTTCGACGGATCAACGCTACAGTCGCTTCGTGATCGCGTACTGTCTGGCCGTTTTAGGATTCCGTTTTTCATGAGCTCGG ACTGTGAATCGCTCATACGGAAGATGCTCGTACTGGATCCTTCGCGGCGATTCTCAATCGACCAAATCAAGCGACACCGTTGGATGATGGTGGAACTTATCGACACGCCGAAGATTAGCAGTATCGTCATTAATGGTAATGTCAGTGAAGTTAGTGCACTTGAGACGGAACCGAATGAACAGATATTGAAGATCATGCAGAACTTGGGAATTGATATTCTCAAAACGAGGGAGAGCCTGaag CTTCATAGCTACGATCACTACACAGCTTTCTATCTGTTACTTTTGGAAAGACTGAAAAGCCGCACGATGTCACATGAGAGTGGGAACGCTGTCGCCGGTTGCAttggtggtggaaaatcggCTATCCATGAAACGCAACGCCGCCGTCCGAGTAACGTTGCCGAACAGGCAATGCGAAAACTTGCGATCAGTACACAACACAA GGCTGACCAATCAGGTTCCTCGCCGAAACATCAGCAACAAATCTCACCCGCAATATCATCCGGTTTGAGTAACCAAAGTTCGGAAACGCTGCACGGTTTGCTTAGCGCACAAGTGGGCTCAGGCGTAACCGGTGGGCTTCCGACAATGTCAACCGGTGTTATAATGCTGAGAGATACGAGCATCCGCGAGCAGCAACCGGTGCTGAAGGATAGCTCCTACTTTCGGGGTGTATCTTATACATCCAGTTCCGGTTTTACGGATGCATCGCTCTACCAGCTGGCATCGTTACGGGAGCGAGATTGTAGCTCCACATATCTTACTGGACCCGGTACGGTCGGGTTGCTACCCTCATCGTTGTCATCGAATGTAGCCGCCACCCTGGCAGCATCGGCAACGTCACGAGAAAGTAGCTCAATAGTACTGCGTGAGTCGGGCATTTTGTCCAATCGGATCTCCTCGACGCGGTTGCTGTCGAGCAACATCGACAAGCGCATTTTGCAGCAAAGTACGGAAGACTGTCGACGGTTGCTGCAGCAG GCTCGTCCCGTGTCGATGGGTGAATCAAACCGATATACGAAACCACCGTCCCATTCACCGGTGAACAATGATCTCCATCAAGCGTCTCAGCCTCAACAGTCTACGGTCACGTCGTCAATACCCCAGTCGCAACGCTACTCGGATCCGCTGAATGGCTTCAGCAAGGACTATCTAACCAACACATCGTCCGGAACGAATGAAACGTCGATCACCGTACCACCGTTCAAGGATTACATCAACAATATGCAAACCTATTCGTACCTTCAGCATTACGAACCCAACTTGACGGTTACCAGCGCTTCAGCGAGTGGTCATACAGTACCACAAACTACATCCATTACGGCACAATACAGCTCGAGCACCGACGAAGGATGTGAGACAGATCTTGGag acGAAGATGTTCAACAATCAATCGACAAGTCAATTCAGCGGCTCAATTCTTTCGCCAGCTCTAGTTCGTCGAGTGGCGTCGTGACCAATATTCATCCGAAGAGCTTAAGTCAAAATTTGAGCTGCGATTCATCGCGCAGTAACTTTTCAACCTTCGAAAGCTTAGATCTCAATCTATCCGATTGTGCAGAGCTGGCGGGCAGCTTACCATCCTGTACGGCCACAACGGAAGCGTATGAAAGTGTAGCGAAGGATGAAG CATCATTTCGTGCCGTTACGAGTGCGGCCTGTATCAATCAACAGCAGTGTGTGTACGCCATGTCGGATAAGGTGGTTAGTTCGTTCCTGCGAGCCAACACGGTGTACCAGGATGTGCATAATGGTGACCATCGCAGTATTACCCGTTCGCCCGTTGATTTTCG AGAGGGTCGACGTGCCAGTGATGGGCTTGTTACCCAAGGTCTTGTGCACGCATCGGAAAATCCGCTCAATTCTCCGGTAGCGTTCAATAGCCAGCGATTGAATGAGACGTGCAAGGCAAAGGGTGTACTGGAGCTACATCTGCTTCAAAAGGAAGCTGCACAGTTGAAGGTGAAGTACCAGGCAAACGTTCCACAGGATGAGCTCAACGTGCGCCAGCTGCAGCACAGCCAGTTCCGGGTGAATCCGCTCGAGGGGCTCATCTTGAAATCATTGTCGACATCATCGCACGGTAGTGCGTGCCTTGAAGCTGCGAACGGTGGTAATGCCGGCTATTACAACAAGGTCGCCGACTACGTGGGCTTGTCGCTCGGTATGAAGGCGGCAACGGTGGCGGCTGCAGGTGGCACCGACCAGCAGATGGGGAAACTCGATGCCGAACAACTATTGCTGCGGGCAGGCGTCGCTCGCTCGGACCAGCTAAGTGCTGCCGCCGTACAGCAGCTGCAACAGAAGCCTccgctgcagcagcagctaaTGCAGCACCGGTTGCTGCAGCAGAAACGTCAGATCCTGCAGAAGCAGGGTGCTATGGAGGCGGGCCTGAGCCGCAGACAGATGCTGCGGCAGCACAGCTATAAGATCGCACAGCAAACGCAAATACTGCCACCGCTACCATACGGTGAGATAGCCGAATCGGTTGACGGTTCCGGGTATCCGACGCTGCAATCTGTACGCGAAACAGCCATTCTCGAAACGGAACCGACCCAAGGGTTAAAGGATCCGCTGGATCTTTACAGTCACCTGCACGCTCACCATTCACATatgcaccatcagcagcaacagcagcagcagcaacaacaacagcagcaacagcacggTATCGGTGCATCCCACGCCGGTGTACATTTGACATCTGATCGGGGCACACTCTGCTCCTGGAGCACGTTACCGAGTTCGATGAAAACGTGCCAAATAAGCGAAGGAACATCCGCCACAGACAGTCCATGGAATGTGGCTGCACTCTATCACCAG CGAGTATTCGTATCCGTGTATCGTCCTAACAGAATGTACCGCCCGGCCCGTTATATTCCACATCGCAATGGATCACGCCGCACACGTCCTCGATCCAGCATTCAATGCAACTGCCCCTGA